Proteins encoded together in one Micromonospora auratinigra window:
- a CDS encoding LLM class flavin-dependent oxidoreductase, giving the protein MTLTFHWFLPTYGDSRDIVGGGHGVPVGTAGGARPASIAYLGQIARSAEQLGFVGALTPTGAWCEDAWLSTAMLTEVTERLKFLVAFRPGLLSPTLAAQMAATFQRLSGGRLLLNVVTGGESAEQRAYGDFLDKDGRYARTDEFLQVVRALWRGETVSHRGEHLRVEDARLSRLPDPVPPVYFGGSSAAAGPVAVRHSDVYLTWGEPPAQVAGKLDWIRGLAAAAGRQLRFGIRLHVIARDTADEAWAQARRLLDGIAEADVRAVQEGLRRSESEGQRRMLELHGGSRDGLEVSPNLWAGVGLVRGGAGTALVGSHTEVADRIAEYHALGIDEFVLSGHPHLEEAYWFGEGVLPVLRRRGLWRHPAGEPAEVAPAAVPFAAVPAPSSR; this is encoded by the coding sequence ATGACGCTCACCTTCCACTGGTTCCTGCCGACCTACGGCGACAGCCGGGACATCGTGGGCGGCGGCCACGGCGTGCCCGTCGGCACCGCCGGCGGGGCCCGGCCGGCCAGCATCGCCTACCTCGGGCAGATCGCCCGCAGCGCCGAACAGCTCGGCTTCGTCGGGGCGCTCACCCCCACCGGCGCCTGGTGCGAGGACGCCTGGCTCAGCACCGCGATGCTCACCGAGGTCACCGAGCGGCTCAAGTTCCTGGTCGCCTTCCGGCCCGGACTGCTCTCACCCACCCTCGCCGCGCAGATGGCGGCCACCTTCCAGCGCCTCTCCGGTGGCCGGCTGCTGCTCAACGTCGTCACCGGCGGCGAGTCGGCCGAGCAGCGCGCGTACGGCGACTTCCTCGACAAGGACGGCCGGTACGCGCGTACCGACGAGTTCCTGCAGGTGGTCCGGGCGCTGTGGCGGGGCGAGACGGTCAGCCACCGCGGGGAGCACCTGCGGGTCGAGGACGCCCGGCTGAGCCGGCTGCCCGACCCGGTGCCGCCGGTCTACTTCGGCGGGTCGTCGGCCGCCGCCGGGCCGGTCGCGGTACGGCACAGCGACGTCTACCTCACCTGGGGCGAGCCGCCGGCACAGGTGGCCGGCAAGCTCGACTGGATCCGTGGGCTGGCCGCGGCCGCCGGCCGCCAGCTGCGCTTCGGCATCCGGCTGCACGTGATCGCCCGGGACACCGCCGACGAGGCGTGGGCGCAGGCGCGCCGGCTGCTCGACGGCATCGCCGAGGCCGACGTCCGGGCCGTGCAGGAAGGGCTGCGGCGCAGCGAGTCCGAGGGGCAGCGCCGGATGCTGGAGCTGCACGGCGGCTCCCGGGACGGCCTGGAGGTCTCGCCCAACCTCTGGGCCGGCGTGGGGCTGGTCCGGGGTGGCGCGGGCACCGCCCTGGTGGGCAGCCACACCGAGGTCGCCGACCGGATCGCCGAATATCACGCCCTCGGCATCGACGAGTTCGTCCTCAGCGGGCATCCCCACCTGGAGGAGGCGTACTGGTTCGGCGAGGGGGTGCTGCCCGTCCTGCGCCGCCGCGGGCTCTGGCGGCACCCGGCCGGCGAGCCGGCGGAGGTCGCTCCGGCGGCCGTGCCGTTCGCCGCCGTGCCGGCACCGTCGAGCCGGTGA
- a CDS encoding ADP-ribosylation/crystallin J1: protein MVETVTLWRPTGPKELALVEASGWRAWPPRLPDQPIFYPVLNEEYAIMIARDWNVPASGVGHVTRFAVQREFAARYPVRQVGGRDILELWVPAEELDLFNQHLVGPIELVHTFR from the coding sequence ATCGTGGAGACCGTGACGTTGTGGCGGCCGACCGGGCCGAAGGAGCTGGCGCTGGTCGAGGCGTCCGGCTGGCGCGCGTGGCCGCCCCGGCTGCCGGACCAGCCGATCTTCTACCCGGTGCTGAACGAGGAGTACGCGATCATGATCGCCCGGGACTGGAACGTCCCGGCCTCCGGCGTCGGTCACGTGACCCGGTTCGCGGTGCAGCGCGAGTTCGCCGCCCGCTACCCGGTCCGCCAGGTCGGCGGCCGGGACATCCTGGAGCTGTGGGTGCCCGCCGAGGAGCTGGACCTGTTCAACCAGCACCTCGTCGGCCCGATCGAACTGGTGCACACCTTCCGCTGA
- a CDS encoding aliphatic sulfonate ABC transporter substrate-binding protein yields the protein MRTPSRPALRRPRRLVTALLTAVALVAVAGVAACGGDADAAGGDSERPLRIGYQRFGGLSLVKARDAAPDVQWSLFESGPALTEALKAGSIDIGQVGEAPPVFAAAGKIPFAVIGTSQPVPQGEAVLVKADSPYRSFADLRGRTVALNKGSNVHWLLVKLLAANKMTLADINVKYLKPAEGRPAFDNGQVDAWIIWDPYFALAEQPGVRVLADATGLTGNREYVLASPAAVRDRTDDVRAFLRTYRQTTDWGIAHPSERARVLAPELKIPLDVTTRALARSAKPLAPVTPAIGAELQAIADSFVALKLVPGPVDIAGRVDDRFATEFQ from the coding sequence ATGCGTACCCCGTCCAGACCCGCCCTCCGCCGTCCCCGCCGCCTGGTGACCGCGCTGCTCACCGCCGTGGCGTTGGTGGCGGTCGCCGGGGTGGCCGCGTGCGGCGGCGACGCCGACGCCGCCGGCGGTGACAGCGAGCGTCCACTGCGGATCGGCTACCAGCGCTTCGGCGGACTGAGCCTGGTCAAGGCCCGCGACGCCGCCCCGGACGTGCAGTGGTCGCTGTTCGAGAGCGGGCCCGCGCTGACCGAGGCGCTCAAGGCCGGCTCGATCGACATCGGTCAGGTCGGCGAGGCCCCGCCGGTGTTCGCCGCCGCCGGGAAGATCCCGTTCGCCGTCATCGGCACCTCGCAGCCCGTGCCGCAGGGCGAGGCGGTGCTGGTCAAGGCCGACAGTCCCTACCGCAGCTTCGCCGACCTGCGCGGTCGCACGGTGGCCCTGAACAAGGGCTCCAACGTGCACTGGCTGCTGGTGAAGCTGCTCGCCGCGAACAAGATGACGCTCGCCGACATCAACGTGAAGTACCTCAAGCCGGCCGAGGGACGGCCCGCCTTCGACAACGGTCAGGTGGACGCCTGGATCATCTGGGACCCGTACTTCGCGCTCGCCGAGCAGCCCGGCGTCCGGGTGCTCGCCGACGCCACCGGCCTGACCGGCAACCGCGAGTACGTACTGGCCTCACCGGCCGCCGTGCGCGACCGCACCGACGACGTCCGGGCCTTCCTGCGGACCTACCGGCAGACCACCGACTGGGGCATCGCCCACCCCTCGGAGCGGGCCCGCGTCCTCGCCCCCGAACTGAAGATCCCGCTCGACGTGACCACCCGCGCGCTGGCCCGCAGCGCCAAGCCGCTCGCCCCGGTGACCCCCGCGATCGGCGCGGAACTACAGGCCATCGCGGACAGCTTCGTCGCCCTGAAACTGGTGCCCGGCCCGGTCGACATCGCCGGACGCGTCGACGACCGGTTCGCCACGGAGTTCCAGTGA
- a CDS encoding sulfite oxidase — protein MSRTPSPEETDHDGRRARQWLAGRAHCPGVARDDLLELGSAMAALTAAAAEREPVAVTPAPVGVDPGAPIAKPLRPDLLRPLETNAEMRWAAMAGQGYVVPNDRFFVRNHTRSPRLDARSWRLRLFGTGLAGAPTRDDPVEFDLDELRRLPAEESTALLECAGNGRRFFADQQDEHPPGVAWDLGGVGVARWRGVRLGAVLRRAGLTADAVDVMPEGLDPHYVTGGVDLGPVRRPLPVAKALDDVLLAYEMNGEPLGVDHGFPVRVVVPGWIGIASIKWVGPIEVSATPLFSPWNTRFYRMFGPGRPADGADLGAQCVKSAFELAWDARVPAGTQVLLRGRSWSGAGPIARVEVDTGDGWRPADLVAADRGGPWQRWTVRWRPMTPGRCVLRARATDVTGAGQPDRADRNDLGYLFDAVVRHPVTVR, from the coding sequence ATGTCCCGTACCCCGTCGCCCGAGGAGACCGACCACGACGGCCGCCGGGCCCGGCAGTGGCTGGCCGGCCGCGCCCACTGCCCCGGCGTCGCCCGCGACGACCTGCTGGAGCTGGGTTCCGCGATGGCCGCGCTGACCGCCGCCGCGGCGGAACGCGAACCGGTGGCGGTGACCCCGGCCCCGGTCGGCGTGGACCCGGGCGCACCGATCGCGAAGCCGCTCCGGCCCGACCTGCTGCGCCCGCTGGAGACCAACGCGGAGATGCGCTGGGCGGCGATGGCCGGCCAGGGGTACGTGGTGCCGAACGACCGCTTCTTCGTCCGCAACCACACCCGCTCGCCCCGGCTCGACGCCCGCAGCTGGCGACTGCGCCTGTTCGGCACCGGCCTGGCCGGCGCACCCACCCGCGACGACCCGGTCGAGTTCGACCTCGACGAGCTGCGCCGGCTGCCCGCCGAGGAGAGCACCGCGCTGCTGGAGTGCGCCGGCAACGGGCGGCGCTTCTTCGCCGACCAGCAGGACGAGCACCCGCCCGGGGTGGCCTGGGACCTGGGCGGCGTCGGGGTGGCCCGCTGGCGGGGCGTCCGGCTGGGCGCCGTGCTGCGCCGGGCCGGGCTCACCGCCGACGCGGTCGACGTGATGCCCGAGGGGCTCGACCCGCACTACGTGACCGGCGGGGTGGACCTGGGTCCGGTCCGCCGCCCGCTGCCGGTGGCGAAGGCCCTCGACGACGTGCTGCTCGCGTACGAGATGAACGGGGAGCCGCTGGGCGTCGACCACGGCTTCCCGGTGCGGGTGGTGGTGCCCGGCTGGATCGGCATCGCCTCGATCAAGTGGGTCGGCCCGATCGAGGTCTCGGCCACCCCGCTGTTCTCGCCGTGGAACACCCGGTTCTACCGGATGTTCGGGCCGGGCCGGCCGGCCGACGGCGCCGACCTCGGCGCCCAGTGCGTGAAGAGCGCCTTCGAGCTGGCCTGGGACGCCCGGGTGCCGGCCGGCACCCAGGTGCTGCTGCGCGGCCGGTCCTGGTCGGGGGCGGGGCCGATCGCGCGGGTCGAGGTGGACACCGGCGACGGCTGGCGGCCGGCCGACCTGGTCGCCGCCGACCGGGGCGGCCCCTGGCAGCGCTGGACGGTCCGCTGGCGGCCGATGACGCCCGGCCGGTGCGTGCTGCGCGCCCGGGCCACCGACGTCACCGGGGCCGGTCAACCCGACCGGGCCGACCGCAACGACCTCGGGTACCTCTTCGACGCGGTGGTGCGCCACCCGGTCACGGTGCGCTGA
- a CDS encoding selenium-binding family protein, protein MTRWTPDPSFYPSPREAAGAPAEKLAYVAAFDRAGQQPDAIAVLDTDPDSDTYGQVVGWTELPSTGDELHHFGWNACSSALCPTAPHPHVERRYLIVPGLRSSRIHVLDTKPDPRRPTLVKVIEADELGKRAGYSRPHTVHCGPDGIYVSALGGADGQEGPGGIAVLDHTSFEVRGAWEADRGPQFLAYDFWWHYTQDVLVTSEWGTPAMIEDGIVGELLLGRRYGHAIHFWDLAKRRHVQRVDLGDQYQMPLELRPAHDPTKSYGFVGVVISVEDLSASIWVWHRDGDAWAVTKVIDIPAEPAAPDALPDLLKPFGAVPPLVTDIDLSVDDRFLYVSCWGTGELLQYDVSDPFHPVQVGAVRLGGIVGRTPHPAFPDEPLSGGPQMVEISRDGHRVYVSNSLYGSWDDQFYPDGVGAWVAKLDVDPERGGLTPDPRFFPRGADFRGRRVHQTRLEGGDASSDSYCFP, encoded by the coding sequence ATGACCCGCTGGACCCCCGACCCGAGCTTCTACCCGTCCCCCCGCGAGGCGGCCGGCGCGCCGGCCGAGAAGCTGGCGTACGTCGCCGCGTTCGACCGCGCCGGGCAGCAACCGGACGCCATCGCGGTGCTCGACACCGACCCCGACTCCGACACGTACGGGCAGGTGGTGGGCTGGACCGAGCTGCCCTCCACCGGCGACGAGCTGCACCACTTCGGCTGGAACGCGTGCAGCAGCGCGCTCTGCCCGACCGCGCCGCACCCGCACGTCGAACGGCGCTACCTGATCGTGCCGGGCCTGCGGTCGTCCCGGATCCACGTGCTGGACACGAAGCCCGACCCGCGCCGGCCGACGCTGGTGAAGGTGATCGAGGCCGACGAGCTGGGCAAGCGGGCCGGCTACTCCCGCCCGCACACCGTGCACTGCGGACCGGACGGCATCTACGTCTCCGCCCTCGGCGGCGCCGACGGCCAGGAGGGGCCGGGCGGCATCGCCGTGCTCGACCACACCTCGTTCGAGGTACGCGGAGCCTGGGAGGCCGACCGGGGCCCGCAGTTCCTGGCGTACGACTTCTGGTGGCACTACACCCAGGACGTGCTGGTCACCAGCGAGTGGGGCACCCCGGCGATGATCGAGGACGGGATCGTCGGTGAGCTGCTGCTCGGCCGCCGCTACGGGCACGCCATCCACTTCTGGGACCTGGCGAAGCGCCGGCACGTGCAGCGCGTCGACCTCGGCGACCAGTACCAGATGCCGCTCGAACTGCGTCCGGCGCACGACCCGACGAAGTCGTACGGGTTCGTCGGCGTGGTGATCAGCGTCGAGGACCTCTCCGCGTCGATCTGGGTGTGGCACCGCGACGGCGACGCCTGGGCGGTGACCAAGGTGATCGACATCCCGGCCGAGCCGGCCGCCCCGGACGCGCTGCCCGACCTGCTCAAGCCCTTCGGCGCGGTGCCGCCCCTGGTCACCGACATCGACCTGTCGGTGGACGACCGGTTCCTCTACGTCTCCTGCTGGGGCACCGGTGAGCTGCTCCAGTACGACGTCAGCGACCCGTTCCACCCGGTCCAGGTCGGTGCGGTACGCCTCGGCGGCATCGTGGGCCGGACCCCGCACCCCGCCTTCCCCGACGAGCCGCTCTCCGGCGGCCCGCAGATGGTGGAGATCAGCCGCGACGGCCACCGGGTCTACGTCAGCAACTCCCTCTACGGCTCCTGGGACGACCAGTTCTACCCCGACGGGGTGGGCGCCTGGGTGGCGAAGCTGGACGTCGACCCCGAGCGCGGCGGGCTCACCCCGGACCCCCGGTTCTTCCCGCGCGGGGCGGACTTCCGGGGGCGACGCGTACACCAGACCCGGCTGGAGGGCGGGGACGCCTCCTCCGACTCGTACTGCTTCCCGTGA
- a CDS encoding ABC transporter permease, whose product MSVPTLTGAPPATAAPVPHTRAERPARRWRRAVSPVVLVLGWEAAARAGLLPAEKLPAPSAVLGTGWRLTRDGTLAVHLLDSLTRAGLGLLIGGVLALLLGAVAGLARVGDDVVDPPVQMGRMLPHLGLVPLLIIWVGIGESLKVTLVALGAFFPLYFNTYAGIRDIDERLVEAARSCGLGPAARLRHVVLPGALPALFLGLRLAIGAAWLSLVVGEQVNAQTGVGFLMMEAREFSQTDVVVLGLLIYALLGLLSDLALRWLERRMLTWRRGLRAT is encoded by the coding sequence GTGAGCGTCCCGACGCTGACCGGCGCGCCCCCCGCCACCGCCGCCCCGGTGCCGCACACCCGAGCGGAGCGACCGGCGCGGCGCTGGCGACGAGCGGTCAGCCCGGTCGTGCTCGTGCTCGGCTGGGAGGCCGCCGCGCGGGCCGGGCTGCTGCCGGCGGAGAAACTGCCCGCGCCCAGCGCGGTGCTCGGCACCGGGTGGCGGCTGACCCGGGACGGCACCCTCGCCGTGCACCTGCTCGACTCGCTGACCCGGGCCGGGCTCGGGCTGCTCATCGGCGGCGTGCTGGCGCTGCTGCTGGGCGCGGTGGCGGGGCTGGCCCGCGTCGGGGACGACGTCGTCGACCCGCCGGTGCAGATGGGCCGGATGCTGCCGCACCTCGGCCTGGTGCCGCTGTTGATCATCTGGGTCGGGATCGGTGAGTCGCTGAAGGTCACCCTGGTCGCGCTCGGCGCGTTCTTCCCGCTCTACTTCAACACGTACGCCGGCATCCGGGACATCGACGAGCGCCTGGTGGAGGCCGCCCGGTCCTGCGGCCTGGGCCCGGCGGCCCGGTTGCGGCACGTGGTGCTGCCCGGCGCGCTGCCCGCCCTGTTCCTCGGCCTGCGGCTGGCCATCGGGGCGGCCTGGCTGAGCCTCGTCGTCGGCGAGCAGGTCAACGCCCAGACCGGCGTCGGGTTCCTGATGATGGAGGCGCGCGAGTTCAGCCAGACCGACGTGGTCGTGCTGGGGCTGCTGATCTACGCCCTGCTCGGTCTGCTCTCCGACCTTGCCCTGCGCTGGCTGGAGAGGAGGATGTTGACATGGCGACGCGGACTGCGGGCGACCTGA
- a CDS encoding RNA 2'-phosphotransferase, which translates to MDHRDLVRVSKRMSLALRHRPDRFGLTLDRAGWVPVDDLLAALRITRADLDAVVAGNDKQRFAVSAGADGADRIRASQGHSVPVDLGLAPADPPELLFHGTSDSVLAAIRAEGLRRGRRHHVHLSPDVATARRVGSRRGGTVVVLTVAAAAMAADGFVFHRSDNGVWLTDAVPPGYLRP; encoded by the coding sequence GTGGATCATCGTGACCTGGTCCGGGTCAGCAAGCGGATGTCGCTGGCCCTGCGGCACCGGCCGGACCGCTTCGGGCTGACCCTCGACCGCGCCGGCTGGGTGCCCGTCGACGACCTGCTCGCCGCCCTGCGGATCACCCGCGCCGACCTCGACGCGGTGGTCGCCGGGAACGACAAGCAACGGTTCGCGGTGTCCGCCGGGGCGGACGGGGCCGACCGGATCCGGGCCAGCCAGGGCCACTCCGTCCCGGTCGACCTGGGTCTGGCCCCGGCCGACCCGCCCGAGCTGCTCTTCCACGGCACCAGCGACAGCGTGTTGGCGGCGATCCGTGCCGAGGGGCTGCGGCGGGGGCGCCGCCACCACGTACACCTGTCGCCGGACGTGGCGACGGCCCGCCGGGTCGGCTCCCGGCGCGGTGGCACGGTGGTGGTGCTGACCGTCGCGGCGGCCGCGATGGCGGCGGACGGGTTCGTCTTCCACCGCAGCGACAACGGGGTCTGGCTGACCGACGCGGTGCCACCCGGCTACCTGCGGCCCTGA
- a CDS encoding NUDIX domain-containing protein, which translates to MTGAPYSHCSYCGSAYPAGAGWPRVCAACGETVWRNPTPVAVAVLPVRTPDGLGVVVVRRDIEPARGELALPGGFVEYGEEWSEALVRELREETGLRAEAAEARLFAVHGAPAGGTMMVFGVLPERALGDLPPSAPTEEATEWLVLTEPVELAFSTHTRVLADFLADTRPA; encoded by the coding sequence GTGACCGGCGCACCGTACTCGCACTGCTCGTACTGCGGCTCGGCCTACCCGGCGGGAGCCGGCTGGCCACGGGTCTGCGCGGCCTGCGGCGAGACGGTGTGGCGCAACCCGACGCCGGTCGCGGTCGCGGTGCTGCCGGTCCGGACGCCGGACGGGCTCGGCGTGGTGGTCGTGCGCCGCGACATCGAACCGGCCCGGGGCGAGCTGGCGTTGCCGGGCGGGTTCGTCGAGTACGGCGAGGAGTGGTCCGAAGCGCTGGTGCGGGAGCTGCGCGAGGAAACCGGCCTGCGGGCCGAGGCCGCCGAGGCCCGGTTGTTCGCGGTGCACGGCGCGCCGGCCGGCGGCACCATGATGGTCTTCGGCGTGCTGCCCGAGCGGGCGCTGGGTGACCTGCCGCCCTCCGCGCCCACCGAGGAGGCCACCGAGTGGCTGGTCCTCACCGAGCCGGTCGAGCTGGCCTTCTCCACGCACACCCGGGTGCTGGCCGACTTCCTCGCCGACACGCGTCCCGCCTGA
- a CDS encoding ABC transporter ATP-binding protein has translation MATRTAGDLSTARPVLTARAVTRAFGASVVLAGVDLTVAAGETVALLGGSGSGKSTLLRVLAGLDEEAGGEWTRHGTTAVVFQEHRLLPWKRVADNVALGLTGPDVAGRVGRALAEVGLADRGRAWPAELSGGQAQRVAVARALVREPDLLLLDEPFGALDALTRLRMQGLLRRLRAEHGFAALLVTHDVEEALLLADRVLLLDGGIIADQVPVDLGPSPGPDDPAFGALRRRLLDRLGVPAP, from the coding sequence ATGGCGACGCGGACTGCGGGCGACCTGAGCACCGCCCGACCGGTGCTCACCGCCCGCGCCGTGACCCGGGCGTTCGGGGCCAGCGTCGTGCTGGCCGGCGTCGACCTCACCGTCGCCGCCGGCGAGACCGTGGCCCTGCTCGGCGGCAGCGGCTCCGGCAAGAGCACCCTGCTGCGCGTCCTGGCCGGCCTCGACGAGGAGGCCGGCGGCGAGTGGACCCGGCACGGCACGACCGCGGTGGTGTTCCAGGAACACCGGCTGCTGCCCTGGAAACGGGTGGCCGACAACGTCGCGCTCGGGCTCACCGGCCCGGACGTCGCCGGCCGGGTCGGGCGGGCGCTGGCCGAGGTCGGGCTCGCCGACCGGGGCCGGGCCTGGCCGGCCGAACTCTCCGGCGGGCAGGCGCAGCGGGTCGCGGTGGCCCGGGCCCTGGTCCGCGAACCCGACCTGCTGCTGCTCGACGAGCCGTTCGGCGCGCTGGACGCGCTGACCCGGCTGCGCATGCAGGGACTGCTGCGCCGGCTGCGCGCCGAGCACGGCTTCGCCGCGCTGCTGGTCACCCACGACGTGGAGGAGGCGCTGCTGCTCGCCGACCGGGTCCTGCTCCTGGACGGCGGGATCATCGCCGACCAGGTGCCCGTCGACCTCGGTCCGTCCCCCGGCCCCGACGACCCCGCCTTCGGCGCGCTGCGCCGACGGCTGCTCGACCGTCTCGGCGTACCCGCCCCCTGA
- a CDS encoding aldo/keto reductase, with the protein MRYRVLGGTGIQVSVHCLGTMMFGAVGNPDHDDCVRIVHAALDRGVNVVDTADMYSAGESEVIVGKALKGRRDDVVLATKVHFPMGAGPNRGGNSRRWIVRAVEESLRRLGTDRIDLYQVHRPDHTTDVEETLGALTDLVREGKIGAFGCSTFPAEEIVESHHVAERRALGRFRTEQPPYSIVARGVESSVLPVCQRYGMGVLVWSPLASGFLSGRYRQGRAVDLSTGRPARTPARFDPALPGNAAKYAAVERLSALADEVGCTLPELAVAFAVAHPAVSSAIIGPRTMDQLESLLTGASLTLEDAVLDRIDEIVPPGVNLYRPDGVWTPPALDAARRRRPVAERAAA; encoded by the coding sequence GTGCGCTACCGCGTCCTCGGCGGCACCGGCATCCAGGTGAGCGTCCACTGTCTCGGCACGATGATGTTCGGCGCGGTCGGCAACCCCGACCACGACGACTGCGTACGCATCGTGCACGCCGCACTCGACCGGGGCGTCAACGTCGTCGACACCGCCGACATGTACTCCGCCGGCGAGTCGGAGGTGATCGTCGGCAAGGCGCTCAAGGGCCGCCGCGACGACGTGGTCCTCGCCACCAAGGTGCACTTCCCGATGGGGGCGGGCCCGAACCGGGGCGGCAACTCGCGACGCTGGATCGTCCGGGCGGTCGAGGAGAGCCTGCGCCGGCTCGGCACCGACCGGATCGACCTCTACCAGGTGCACCGCCCCGACCACACCACCGACGTCGAGGAGACCCTGGGCGCGCTGACCGACCTGGTCCGGGAAGGCAAGATCGGGGCGTTCGGCTGTTCGACCTTCCCGGCGGAGGAGATCGTCGAGTCGCACCACGTCGCCGAGCGGCGCGCGCTCGGGCGGTTCCGCACCGAGCAGCCGCCGTACTCGATCGTGGCCCGGGGCGTCGAGAGCTCGGTGCTGCCGGTCTGCCAGCGGTACGGGATGGGGGTGCTGGTCTGGTCCCCGCTGGCCTCCGGGTTCCTCTCCGGCCGCTACCGGCAGGGCCGCGCGGTGGACCTGAGCACCGGCCGGCCGGCCCGTACGCCGGCCCGCTTCGACCCGGCGCTGCCCGGCAACGCGGCCAAGTACGCGGCGGTGGAGCGGCTGTCGGCGCTCGCCGACGAGGTGGGCTGCACCCTGCCCGAGCTGGCCGTCGCGTTCGCCGTGGCGCATCCCGCGGTCAGCTCGGCAATCATCGGCCCGCGCACCATGGACCAGCTGGAGAGCCTGCTGACGGGCGCGTCGCTCACCCTGGAGGACGCGGTGCTGGACCGGATCGACGAGATCGTCCCGCCCGGGGTGAACCTCTACCGGCCGGACGGGGTGTGGACGCCGCCCGCCCTCGACGCCGCCCGGCGCCGCCGTCCGGTCGCCGAGCGGGCCGCGGCCTGA
- a CDS encoding NADAR family protein, which translates to MSIRSVADLLAALQSGRRVKYLHFWGHRPQRDGSVGAGCLSQWWPAPFTVDGRTYATAEHWMMWHKATLFGDTGTAARILEAGHPQRAKALGRQVRGFDEATWTARRYEIVVAGSVAKFAQHDALRAFLLGTGDRVLVEASPVDRIWGIGLAADDPRAADPATWQGPNLLGFALMAARDALGEEAA; encoded by the coding sequence ATGTCGATCCGATCCGTCGCGGACCTGCTCGCGGCCCTCCAGTCGGGCCGGCGGGTGAAGTACCTCCACTTCTGGGGGCACCGCCCGCAGCGCGACGGCAGCGTGGGGGCGGGCTGCCTGAGCCAGTGGTGGCCGGCGCCGTTCACCGTGGACGGTCGCACGTACGCCACCGCCGAGCACTGGATGATGTGGCACAAGGCCACCCTCTTCGGCGACACCGGCACCGCCGCACGCATCCTCGAGGCCGGGCACCCGCAGCGGGCCAAGGCCCTCGGCCGGCAGGTGCGCGGCTTCGACGAGGCGACCTGGACCGCCCGCCGGTACGAGATCGTGGTGGCCGGCAGCGTGGCCAAGTTCGCCCAGCACGACGCGCTGCGCGCCTTCCTGCTGGGCACCGGGGACCGGGTGCTGGTGGAGGCCAGCCCGGTCGACCGGATCTGGGGCATCGGGCTGGCCGCCGACGACCCGCGCGCCGCCGACCCGGCCACCTGGCAGGGCCCGAACCTGCTCGGTTTCGCCCTGATGGCGGCTCGGGACGCCCTGGGCGAGGAGGCGGCGTGA